DNA from Devosia yakushimensis:
GATGCCAATGAGGACCAGGAAGAGGCCGCCCGCGATTTCGAGCGCTACGACCTTGTCGAAGTGGGCGTGGTCGACGAGAGCAAGCGGCTGGTGGGTGTCCTGACCATCGACGACATCGTGGACGTCATTCACGAAGAGGCCGACGAGGATATCAAGCTACTGGCCGGCGTGGGCGACGAGGATATTTCCGACACCACGGTCGACACCGTGCGCAGCCGCGTGCCGTGGCTGGTCGTCAATCTCGTGACCGCCGTGGCCGTGTCCTTCGTCATCGGCCTCTTTGACGGCACGATCGAGCAGATGGTGTCCCTTGCCGTGCTGATGCCCATTGTGGCCTCCATGGGCGGCAATGCCGGCACGCAGACCATGACGGTGACCGTGCGTGCCCTGGCCATGCGCGAACTGGATGGGCGCCGTCTGCGGCGGCTCATCACCCGCGAAATGGTGGTGGGGCTGGCCAATGGCGTCATCTTCGCCGTGCTGATCGGGCTGGTGACCTGGCTGCGCTTTGCCGATCCGCAATTGGGCGTGGTGATCGGACTGGCCATGGTGATCAATCTGATCGTGGCGGGCACGGCCGGAATATTGATTCCCATCACGCTCGATAAGCTCAAGGCAGACCCTGCCATTGCCTCTGCGGTGTTCGTCACCACCATTACCGACACGATCGGCTTCTTCGCATTTCTGGGTATTGCGGGGCTCTGGTTCGGGCTGTTTTGAGGTCAGGAAAACCCGATAAAATGCTGTGGATTGGGGTTTATCGGCCTTAACCGAGCTCGGAATCATGCCTGTGGACTGTGGCAACTTCGCCGCTTGCAAAGCATTTATGACGCAGTTAACGATTCATGACCGGGTGTGACTCCTGCGCTGCAGTGGCGTTGCGGACCCGGAAGTGAACGGCTGACAAGGAGCGATATATGCGAAGTCAACCGAAGGCCAATATGTGGCGAGCAGCGACCTGGACTTTGGTCTGCCTGCTTTCGATGGGACTGGTTTTCTCCGTAATTGCTGGCGTTTAACCGCTAGAGTTCTTCACTGACACGATTTAGGAGGGCGCCCAGCCACTAGGGCGCCCTTCTTGCTTGGAGCGTTTCCAGCAAAAGTGGCAACGGTTTTGCGGTTCGGAAACGCGACAAATAGAGACTAGGCCGGAACAATCATGAAGCTGCTGATCGGCAATCGCAATTACTCCACCTGGTCCATGCGGCCCTGGCTGGTACTGCGCCATTTCGAGATTCCGTTCGAGGATGAAGTGCTGCAGCTTTCCGGCGAAGGCTGGCGCGAAACGCTGGCAGTGCGTTCTCCCACCGGCAAGGTGCCGGTTCTGGTCGATGGCGATCTCGTTATCCCCGAGACCATAGCCATCATCGAATATCTGGCCGACCGCTTCCCGGAAAAGCCCATCTGGCCTGCCGAATTGCGG
Protein-coding regions in this window:
- the mgtE gene encoding magnesium transporter gives rise to the protein MSTDTETAPGPEAGIDPDALRDAEDRISPLWLERLRAYLDAGRADDVAAVMEPLHAADAGDVLESLDAEERLALVRMLGDRFDYSALTEVDESVRVELMDELPNADIARGVTGLDSDDAVAILEDLEQEDRDEVLSQLPTFERLSLKRSLDFPEESAGRRMQTDFIAIPPFWTVGQTIDYLRTEPDLPDEFYQIYVVDAAYQVLGTIPLDKFLRAKRATSIESLMNTNLVLVDANEDQEEAARDFERYDLVEVGVVDESKRLVGVLTIDDIVDVIHEEADEDIKLLAGVGDEDISDTTVDTVRSRVPWLVVNLVTAVAVSFVIGLFDGTIEQMVSLAVLMPIVASMGGNAGTQTMTVTVRALAMRELDGRRLRRLITREMVVGLANGVIFAVLIGLVTWLRFADPQLGVVIGLAMVINLIVAGTAGILIPITLDKLKADPAIASAVFVTTITDTIGFFAFLGIAGLWFGLF